One genomic window of Megachile rotundata isolate GNS110a chromosome 12, iyMegRotu1, whole genome shotgun sequence includes the following:
- the LOC100876072 gene encoding odorant receptor 10-like isoform X1, with protein MQKSGKDSEYERHVNLSIQWNRWLLKPIGIWPHSDMSRTKKLYDWLTYVVCYGLISFLFVPCSMYVFLEVEDLYNKIKLFGPLIFFLMAFAKYYLLIYHGNDIRECIERIKWDWKNITYHDDKNIMLENANFGRRLVTVCTFFMYSGFASYYIIIPITIGKVKSEDGNLTFIPLAFPFSSLIVDTRYSPTNEIIFSVQLIAGALMHGITSAACGLGAMLAVHACGQMQVLMNWLKHLNDGRSDMGESVDDRIACIVSQHVRILKYLTHTERTLQLISFAEFLGCTVDICLLGYYVIMESKSNDITNTVTYAILLTSLTFNIFIFCYIGELVAEQCKKIGEMTYMTEWYRLPGNKKLCCIMIIAMSNSSMKLTAGSMVELSIETFTNVVKTAFAFLNVLRTMT; from the exons ATGCAGAAATCCGGAAAAGACAGCGAGTACGAGAGACACGTCAACCTGAGCATCCAATGGAACCGTTGGCTGCTGAAGCCGATCGGTATATGGCCTCATAGCGACATGTCGCGAACCAAGAAGCTGTATGACTGGTTGACGTACGTCGTCTGCTACGGTTTGATCAGCTTCCTGTTCGTTCCGTGCAGCATGTACGTGTTCCTCGAGGTAGAGGACCTGTACAACAAGATCAAACTCTTCGGACCTCTAATCTTCTTTCTGATGGCGTTCGCGAAATATTACCTGTTGATCTACCACGGAAACGACATCCGCGAGTGCATCGAGCGCATCAAATGGGACTGGAAGAACATCACGTATCATGATGACAAAAATATCATGCTGGAGAACGCGAATTTTGGGAGGAGATTGGTGACCGTCTGCACCTTCTTCATGTACAGCGGTTTCGCGTCCTATTATATCATCATACCGATCACCATCGGCAAAGTCAAATCCGAGGATGGAAATCTGACCTTCATACCACTGGCGTTTCCCTTTTCGAGTCTGATAGTCGACACACGGTATAGTCCGACCAATGAGATCATATTTTCGGTTCAGTTGATAGCTGGAGCTTTGATGCACGGAATTACGTCGGCTGCTTGCGGTTTGGGGGCCATGCTTGCTGTTCATGCTTGCGGGCAGATGCAGGTTTTGATGAACTGGCTGAAACATTTGAACGATGGGAGGTCAGATATGGGGGAGAGTGTGGACGACAGGATTGCTTGCATCGTGAGTCAACATGTTCGAATTTTgaa ATATTTGACTCATACCGAAAGAACCCTCCAACTAATATCATTCGCTGAGTTCTTAGGATGTACAGTGGATATATGTCTCCTGGGATATTACGTTATAATG GAATCGAAATCGAACGATATAACAAATACAGTAACTTATGCCATTTTGCTTACGTCCCTtacgtttaatatatttatattttgttacatagGAGAACTTGTTGCTGAGCAG TGCAAGAAAATTGGTGAAATGACGTATATGACTGAATGGTACCGATTGCCTGGAAACAAAAAACTCTGCTGCATAATGATAATTGCGATGTCTAATTCGTCCATGAAATTGACAGCAGGAAGTATGGTCGAGTTATCTATTGAGACATTCACCAAC GTCGTTAAAACAGCATTTGCATTTTTGAATGTGCTACGTACGATGACGTAA
- the LOC100876072 gene encoding uncharacterized protein LOC100876072 isoform X2 — MQKSGKDSEYERHVNLSIQWNRWLLKPIGIWPHSDMSRTKKLYDWLTYVVCYGLISFLFVPCSMYVFLEVEDLYNKIKLFGPLIFFLMAFAKYYLLIYHGNDIRECIERIKWDWKNITYHDDKNIMLENANFGRRLVTVCTFFMYSGFASYYIIIPITIGKVKSEDGNLTFIPLAFPFSSLIVDTRYSPTNEIIFSVQLIAGALMHGITSAACGLGAMLAVHACGQMQVLMNWLKHLNDGRSDMGESVDDRIACIVSQHVRILKYLTHTERTLQLISFAEFLGCTVDICLLGYYVIMCKKIGEMTYMTEWYRLPGNKKLCCIMIIAMSNSSMKLTAGSMVELSIETFTNVVKTAFAFLNVLRTMT, encoded by the exons ATGCAGAAATCCGGAAAAGACAGCGAGTACGAGAGACACGTCAACCTGAGCATCCAATGGAACCGTTGGCTGCTGAAGCCGATCGGTATATGGCCTCATAGCGACATGTCGCGAACCAAGAAGCTGTATGACTGGTTGACGTACGTCGTCTGCTACGGTTTGATCAGCTTCCTGTTCGTTCCGTGCAGCATGTACGTGTTCCTCGAGGTAGAGGACCTGTACAACAAGATCAAACTCTTCGGACCTCTAATCTTCTTTCTGATGGCGTTCGCGAAATATTACCTGTTGATCTACCACGGAAACGACATCCGCGAGTGCATCGAGCGCATCAAATGGGACTGGAAGAACATCACGTATCATGATGACAAAAATATCATGCTGGAGAACGCGAATTTTGGGAGGAGATTGGTGACCGTCTGCACCTTCTTCATGTACAGCGGTTTCGCGTCCTATTATATCATCATACCGATCACCATCGGCAAAGTCAAATCCGAGGATGGAAATCTGACCTTCATACCACTGGCGTTTCCCTTTTCGAGTCTGATAGTCGACACACGGTATAGTCCGACCAATGAGATCATATTTTCGGTTCAGTTGATAGCTGGAGCTTTGATGCACGGAATTACGTCGGCTGCTTGCGGTTTGGGGGCCATGCTTGCTGTTCATGCTTGCGGGCAGATGCAGGTTTTGATGAACTGGCTGAAACATTTGAACGATGGGAGGTCAGATATGGGGGAGAGTGTGGACGACAGGATTGCTTGCATCGTGAGTCAACATGTTCGAATTTTgaa ATATTTGACTCATACCGAAAGAACCCTCCAACTAATATCATTCGCTGAGTTCTTAGGATGTACAGTGGATATATGTCTCCTGGGATATTACGTTATAATG TGCAAGAAAATTGGTGAAATGACGTATATGACTGAATGGTACCGATTGCCTGGAAACAAAAAACTCTGCTGCATAATGATAATTGCGATGTCTAATTCGTCCATGAAATTGACAGCAGGAAGTATGGTCGAGTTATCTATTGAGACATTCACCAAC GTCGTTAAAACAGCATTTGCATTTTTGAATGTGCTACGTACGATGACGTAA
- the LOC100874951 gene encoding uncharacterized protein LOC100874951 isoform X1 — translation MQKTSVYKKTIDDYEKNVNLSIQWCRWILKPIGVWPTSDVTGTQKCMYRLINVMCYAFLSFLCAPCSLYVILEVEDVYNQIKFFGPSSFCVMALMKYYLLILHENDIRDCIKRIELDWKDISHHDDKKIMVENAKFGRQLIALCTFFMYSGFAFYYIALPISVGKIQAKDENLTFIPLVFPFSSLIIDTRYSPTNEIVFFLQLIAGAVMHGITSAACGLAAMLAVHACGQMEVLMNWLKHLIDGRSDIGDTVDARIASVVNQHVRILKYLTRTQSTLQLISFVEFLGCTLDICLLGYYVIMCRKIGEMTYMIEWYRLPGNKKLCCVMIIAMSNSSIKLTAGNMVELSIETFTNVVKTAFAFLNVLRTMT, via the exons ATGCAAAAAACAAGCGTGTACAAGAAAACAATTGATGACTACGAGAAAAATGTGAACCTGAGTATTCAATGGTGTCGTTGGATTTTAAAACCGATAGGAGTCTGGCCAACATCCGACGTTACAGGAACACAGAAATGCATGTACCGATTGATAAATGTAATGTGTTATGCCTTTCTCAGTTTTCTGTGTGCACCGTGCAGTTTGTACGTGATCCTAGAAGTCGAGGACGTTTACAACCAGATCAAATTTTTCGGGCCATCGAGTTTCTGCGTGATGGCGCTGATGaagtattatttattgattCTCCACGAAAACGACATACGCGATTGCATCAAACGCATCGAATTAGACTGGAAGGACATAAGTCACCATGATGATAAGAAAATCATGGTGGAGAACGCGAAATTTGGAAGACAACTCATAGCTCTTTGCACCTTCTTCATGTACAGCGGTTTCGCGTTCTATTACATCGCCTTACCGATCAGTGTTGGTAAAATACAAGCTAAGGATGAAAATCTCACCTTCATACCTCTGGTGTTTCCATTCTCGAGCTTGATAATAGATACGAGATACAGTCCGACGAACGAGATCGTCTTCTTTCTTCAGTTGATAGCTGGTGCTGTGATGCACGGCATCACGTCAGCCGCTTGCGGATTAGCCGCCATGCTTGCTGTTCACGCTTGCGGACAGATGGAGGTTTTGATGAACTGGCTGAAACATTTGATCGACGGTAGATCAGATATAGGTGACACTGTGGACGCCAGGATTGCCAGCGTCGTGAATCAACATGTTCGAATTCTGAA atatTTGACTCGCACTCAGAGCACCCTTCAACTAATATCGTTTGTCGAGTTCTTAGGATGTACATTGGACATATGTCTTCTGGGATATTACGTTATAATG TGCAGGAAGATTGGAGAAATGACATATATGATTGAATGGTACCGATTGCCTGGAAACAAAAAACTCTGCTGCGTCATGATAATCGCGATGTCTAATTCATCCATCAAATTGACAGCCGGGAATATGGTTGAATTGTCTATTGAGACATTCACTAAC GTTGTTAAAACAGCGTTTGCATTCTTGAACGTGTTACGTACAATGACATAA
- the LOC100874951 gene encoding odorant receptor 10-like isoform X2, with amino-acid sequence MQKTSVYKKTIDDYEKNVNLSIQWCRWILKPIGVWPTSDVTGTQKCMYRLINVMCYAFLSFLCAPCSLYVILEVEDVYNQIKFFGPSSFCVMALMKYYLLILHENDIRDCIKRIELDWKDISHHDDKKIMVENAKFGRQLIALCTFFMYSGFAFYYIALPISVGKIQAKDENLTFIPLVFPFSSLIIDTRYSPTNEIVFFLQLIAGAVMHGITSAACGLAAMLAVHACGQMEVLMNWLKHLIDGRSDIGDTVDARIASVVNQHVRILKYLTRTQSTLQLISFVEFLGCTLDICLLGYYVIMESKSNDITSTVTYIILLTSLTFNIFIFCYIGELVAEQCRKIGEMTYMIEWYRLPGNKKLCCVMIIAMSNSSIKLTAGNMVELSIETFTNVVKTAFAFLNVLRTMT; translated from the exons ATGCAAAAAACAAGCGTGTACAAGAAAACAATTGATGACTACGAGAAAAATGTGAACCTGAGTATTCAATGGTGTCGTTGGATTTTAAAACCGATAGGAGTCTGGCCAACATCCGACGTTACAGGAACACAGAAATGCATGTACCGATTGATAAATGTAATGTGTTATGCCTTTCTCAGTTTTCTGTGTGCACCGTGCAGTTTGTACGTGATCCTAGAAGTCGAGGACGTTTACAACCAGATCAAATTTTTCGGGCCATCGAGTTTCTGCGTGATGGCGCTGATGaagtattatttattgattCTCCACGAAAACGACATACGCGATTGCATCAAACGCATCGAATTAGACTGGAAGGACATAAGTCACCATGATGATAAGAAAATCATGGTGGAGAACGCGAAATTTGGAAGACAACTCATAGCTCTTTGCACCTTCTTCATGTACAGCGGTTTCGCGTTCTATTACATCGCCTTACCGATCAGTGTTGGTAAAATACAAGCTAAGGATGAAAATCTCACCTTCATACCTCTGGTGTTTCCATTCTCGAGCTTGATAATAGATACGAGATACAGTCCGACGAACGAGATCGTCTTCTTTCTTCAGTTGATAGCTGGTGCTGTGATGCACGGCATCACGTCAGCCGCTTGCGGATTAGCCGCCATGCTTGCTGTTCACGCTTGCGGACAGATGGAGGTTTTGATGAACTGGCTGAAACATTTGATCGACGGTAGATCAGATATAGGTGACACTGTGGACGCCAGGATTGCCAGCGTCGTGAATCAACATGTTCGAATTCTGAA atatTTGACTCGCACTCAGAGCACCCTTCAACTAATATCGTTTGTCGAGTTCTTAGGATGTACATTGGACATATGTCTTCTGGGATATTACGTTATAATG GAGTCGAAATCGAACGatataacaagtacagtaacttATATCATTTTGCTTACATCCCTtacgtttaatatatttatattttgttacatagGAGAACTTGTTGCTGAGCAG TGCAGGAAGATTGGAGAAATGACATATATGATTGAATGGTACCGATTGCCTGGAAACAAAAAACTCTGCTGCGTCATGATAATCGCGATGTCTAATTCATCCATCAAATTGACAGCCGGGAATATGGTTGAATTGTCTATTGAGACATTCACTAAC GTTGTTAAAACAGCGTTTGCATTCTTGAACGTGTTACGTACAATGACATAA
- the LOC100876187 gene encoding uncharacterized protein LOC100876187 yields MKKTRVSKKIDEHERNVNLSIKWCRRILTIIAVWPQPPDFTLSQKCFYRFRNVMIFSFLSFLCVPCTIYMIVEVEDVYNKIKVFGPTSFCVMAVIKYYLLILHESDIRRCISLIELSWKEITHPDDKEIMIKNARYGRQLIALCTLIMYSGLTFYYVSIPIGSGRIEDPEENVTFIPLMFPFPKLIVDTRFSPTNEIIFSFQMMSDATLHGVSSASCSLAAMLAVHICGQMEVMVNWLKHLVDGRSDLPKSVDKRIACIVDHHIRILECVHILRCCNLNFLFYLSTLCYCCECATRCVCMFYRFLELTEKTLRYISLVEFLGCTLNLCLLSYYVLMEWSTNDRISSATYAVLLMSLTFNIFIYCYIGELVAEGCRQLAEISYMIDWYRLLGKRKLNIILITQMSNSTIKLTAGNIVILSYSKFGDFRTKRKRCYIFLATVIKHDPSVSTEHLT; encoded by the exons ATGAAAAAAACACGCGTGTCGAAGAAAATCGACGAGCACGAGAGGAACGTGAACCTGAGCATTAAATGGTGCCGCCGTATCTTAACGATCATAGCCGTCTGGCCGCAACCCCCCGACTTCACCCTATCGCAGAAATGCTTCTATCGGTTTAGAAACGTCATGATTTTTTCGTTCCTCAGTTTCCTCTGTGTACCGTGCACCATATACATGATCGTGGAAGTCGAGGACGTTTACAACAAGATCAAAGTGTTCGGACCGACGAGTTTCTGCGTGATGGCGGTCATAAAGTACTATTTGCTGATCCTCCACGAAAGCGACATACGCAGATGTATCAGTCTCATCGAATTGAGCTGGAAGGAGATAACTCACCCGGATGACAAGGAAATTATGATCAAGAACGCGAGATATGGGAGGCAACTGATAGCTCTTTGCACGTTGATCATGTACAGCGGCCTGACGTTCTATTACGTCTCCATACCGATCGGGTCTGGAAGAATAGAAGACCCGGAGGAAAACGTGACATTCATACCGCTGATGTTCCCATTTCCGAAACTGATAGTCGATACGAGATTCAGCCCAACGAACGAGATCATCTTCTCCTTTCAAATGATGTCCGATGCGACGTTACACGGTGTTTCGTCGGCTTCTTGCAGTTTGGCCGCCATGCTGGCCGTTCATATTTGTGGACAAATGGAGGTTATGGTTAACTGGCTGAAACATTTGGTCGATGGGAGGTCAGACCTGCCTAAATCGGTAGACAAGAGGATTGCATGCATTGTGGACCACCATATACGAATATTGGAGTGTGTACATATACTTCGATGTTGTAATttgaatttcttattttatctcTCTACACTGTGTTA TTGCTGTGAATGCGCTACGAGA TGTGTTTGTATGTTTTACAGGTTCTTAGAGCTTACAGAGAAAACACTTCGATACATATCCCTGGTGGAGTTCCTGGGTTGTACATTGAATTTGTGTTTGCTTAGTTATTACGTTCTCATG gaATGGAGTACGAACGATAGGATAAGCTCTGCGACCTACGCCGTTCTTCTTATGTCTCTTACCttcaatatattcatatattgttACATAGGAGAACTCGTTGCCGAAGGG TGTAGACAACTTGCTGAGATATCGTACATGATCGACTGGTATCGGTTACTAGGGAAGAGGAAACTCAACATCATTTTGATCACGCAAATGTCTAATTCGACAATTAAACTGACAGCAGGGAACATCGTGATATTATCGTACAGCAAATTCGGTGAT TTCAGAACAAAGCGCAAGCGCTGCTACATTTTCCTTGCAACCGTCATCAAACACGATCCCTCAGTATCAACCGAGCATTTAACATGA
- the LOC100876301 gene encoding odorant receptor 10-like, protein MQKTSVHKKTIDDYEKNVNLSIQWCRWILKPIGVWPTSDVTGTQKCMYRLINVMCYSFLSFLCVPGILYVILEVEDVYNQIKFFGPSSFCMMAIMKYYLMILHENDIRDCIQRIELDWKNISHDDDKKIMVENAKFGRQLIALCTFFMYSGFAFYYVVLPTSADKIQAADANLTFMPLACPFSSLIIDTRYSPTNEIVFLLQVVAGALIHSIASAACGLAAMLAVHACGQMEVLMNWLKHLIDGRSDMGDTVDARIASVVSQHVRILKYLTRTEGALQLISFVEFLGCTLDICLLGYYVIMESKSNDITSTVTYIILLISLTFNIFIFCYIGELVAEQCRKIGEMTYMIEWYRLPGNKKLCCVLIIAMSNSSITLTAGNMVELSIETFTNVVKTAFAFLNVLRTLT, encoded by the exons ATGCAAAAAACAAGCGTGCACAAGAAAACAATCGATGACTACGAGAAAAATGTGAACCTGAGTATTCAATGGTGTCGTTGGATTTTAAAACCGATAGGAGTCTGGCCAACATCCGACGTTACAGGAACACAGAAATGCATGTACCGATTGATAAATGTTATGTGTTACAGCTTTCTTAGTTTTCTGTGTGTACCGGGCATTTTGTACGTGATCCTAGAAGTCGAGGACGTTTACAACCAGATCAAATTTTTCGGGCCATCAAGTTTCTGCATGATGGCGATCATGaagtattatttaatgattCTTCACGAGAACGACATACGCGATTgtatccaacgcatcgaattggaCTGGAAGAACATCAGTCACGATGATGATAAGAAAATCATGGTGGAGAACGCGAAATTTGGAAGACAACTCATAGCTCTTTGCACCTTCTTCATGTACAGTGGTTTCGCGTTCTATTACGTCGTCTTACCGACCAGTGCTGATAAAATACAAGCTGCGGATGCAAATTTGACCTTCATGCCTCTGGCGTGTCCATTCTCGAGCCTGATAATAGATACGAGATACAGTCCGACGAACGAGATCGTCTTCCTTCTTCAGGTGGTAGCTGGTGCTTTGATACACAGCATCGCGTCTGCCGCTTGCGGGTTAGCCGCTATGCTTGCTGTTCACGCTTGCGGACAGATGGAGGTTTTGATGAACTGGCTGAAACATTTGATCGACGGTAGATCAGACATGGGTGACACTGTGGACGCCAGGATTGCCAGTGTCGTGAGTCAACATGTTCGAATTCTGAA atatttgacTCGCACTGAAGGCGCCCTTCAGCTAATATCATTTGTCGAGTTCTTGGGATGTACATTGGACATATGTCTTCTCGGATATTACGTTATAATG GAGTCGAAATCGAACGatataacaagtacagtaacttATATCATTTTACTCATATCCCTtacgtttaatatatttatattttgttacatagGAGAACTTGTTGCTGAGCAG tgcaggaaaattggagaaatgaCGTATATGATTGAATGGTACCGATTGCCAGGAAACAAAAAACTCTGCTGCGTCTTGATAATCGCGATGTCTAATTCATCCATCACATTGACAGCCGGGAATATGGTTGAATTGTCTATTGAGACATTCACAAAC GTTGTTAAAACAGCGTTTGCGTTCTTGAACGTGTTACGTACATTGACGTAA
- the LOC100876418 gene encoding odorant receptor 4-like has translation MKKTRVSKEIDEHERNVNLSIKWCRRILTIIAVWPQPPDFTLSQKCFYRFRNVMIFSFLSYLSVPCIVYMIVEVQDVYNKIKVFGPTSFCVMALIKYYVLIVHESDIRRCITLIELSWKDITHPEDREIMIKNARYGSQLIALCTFIMYSGLTFYYVSIPIGSGRIEDPEENVTYIPLMFPFPKLIVDTRFSPTNEIIFSFQMMSDATLHGVSSASCSLASMLAAHICGQMEIMVNWMKHLVDGRSDLPKSVDGRIGCIVEHHIRILEFLELTEKTLRYISLVEFLGCTMELCLLSYYVLMEWSTNDRISSATYAVLLVSLAFNIFIYCYIGEVVAEGCRQIAEISYMIEWYRLLGKRKLSMIFIMQMSNSTIKLTAGNIVILSYSKFGDVVKSAFAFLNVLRTVT, from the exons ATGAAAAAAACACGAGTGTCGAAGGAAATCGACGAGCACGAGAGGAACGTGAACCTGAGCATTAAATGGTGCCGCCGTATCTTAACGATTATAGCCGTCTGGCCGCAACCCCCCGACTTCACCCTATCGCAGAAATGCTTCTATCGGTTTAGAAACGTCATGATTTTTTCGTTCCTCAGTTACCTCTCTGTGCCGTGCATCGTGTACATGATCGTGGAAGTCCAGGACGTTTACAACAAGATCAAAGTGTTCGGACCAACGAGTTTCTGCGTGATGGCGCTCATAAAGTACTATGTACTGATCGTCCACGAAAGCGATATACGCAGATGTATCACACTCATCGAATTAAGCTGGAAGGACATAACTCACCCGGAGGACAGGGAAATTATGATCAAGAACGCGAGATATGGGAGTCAATTAATAGCTCTTTGCACGTTCATCATGTACAGCGGTTTGACGTTCTATTATGTCTCCATACCGATCGGGTCTGGAAGAATAGAAGACCCGGAGGAAAACGTGACATACATACCGCTGATGTTTCCATTTCCGAAACTGATAGTCGATACGAGATTCAGCCCAACGAACGAGATCATCTTCTCCTTTCAGATGATGAGCGATGCGACATTACATGGCGTTTCATCGGCTTCTTGCAGTTTGGCCTCCATGTTGGCGGCTCATATTTGCGGGCAAATGGAGATTATGGTTAACTGGATGAAACATTTGGTCGATGGGAGGTCGGACTTGCCGAAATCGGTAGATGGGAGGATCGGATGCATTGTGGAGCACCATATTCGAATATTGGA GTTCTTAGAGCTTACAGAGAAAACACTTCGATACATATCCCTGGTGGAGTTCCTGGGGTGTACAATGGAGTTGTGTTTGCTTAGTTATTACGTTCTCATG gaATGGAGTACGAACGATAGGATAAGCTCTGCGACCTACGCCGTTCTTCTTGTGTCTCTTGCCttcaatatattcatatattgttACATAGGAGAAGTTGTTGCCGAGGGG TGTAGACAAATTGCTGAGATATCGTACATGATCGAGTGGTATCGATTACTAGGCAAGAGGAAACTCAGCATGATTTTCATCATGCAAATGTCCAATTCGACGATTAAACTGACTGCAGGGAACATCGTGATATTGTCTTACAGCAAGTTCGGTGAT gtCGTTAAAAGTGCGTTCGCTTTTCTGAATGTACTACGGACGGTCACTTGA
- the LOC100875064 gene encoding odorant receptor 82a-like has product MKRPEAYRKPSMIDGYERNVKLSIQLCHWILKPLGVWPRSTNLTVAQIWLYQLINVLCYAFISFLLVPCSLYVILEVEDVYNQIKFFGPSSFCVMALMKYYLMLLNENDIRDCIQRIELDWKNISYDDDKKIMVEKAKFGRQLIALCTFFMYSGFAFYYIVLPISVGKIQAVDTNLTFMPLVFPFSKLIIDTRYSPTNEIVFFLQLIGGAVMHGVTSAACGLAAMLAVHACGQMEVLMNWLKHLVDGRSDMGDTVDARIASVVSQHVRILKFLELTEKILRHISLVEFLGCTLNLCLLSYYVLMEWGTNDIMSSATYAVLLMSLTFNIFIFCYIGELVAEECRKIGEMSYMIDWYRLPGKRKLSVILMIEMSNSSIKLTAGNIVILSYSKFGDVVKTAVAFLNVLRTVT; this is encoded by the exons ATGAAAAGGCCAGAGGCATACAGGAAGCCGTCCATGATCGATGGCTACGAGAGAAATGTAAAGCTCAGTATTCAATTGTGCCACTGGATTTTAAAACCGTTGGGTGTCTGGCCAAGATCGACCAACCTTACCGTAGCACAGATATGGTTATACCAGTTAATAAACGTATTGTGCTATGCATTCATCAGTTTTTTGTTAGTACCGTGCAGTTTGTACGTGATCCTGGAAGTTGAGGACGTTTACAACCAGATCAAATTTTTCGGACCATCGAGTTTCTGCGTGATGGCGCTCATGAAGTATTATTTAATGCTTCTTAACGAGAACGACATACGCGATTgtatccaacgcatcgaattggaCTGGAAGAACATCAGTTACGATGATGATAAGAAAATCATGGTGGAGAAGGCGAAATTTGGAAGACAACTTATAGCTCTTTGCACCTTCTTTATGTACAGCGGTTTCGCGTTCTATTATATCGTCTTACCGATCAGTGTTGGTAAAATACAAGCTGTGGATACAAATCTGACCTTCATGCCTCTGGTATTTCCATTTTCGAAGCTGATAATAGATACGAGATACAGTCCGACGAACGAGATCGTCTTCTTTCTTCAGTTAATAGGCGGTGCTGTGATGCACGGCGTCACGTCAGCCGCTTGCGGGTTAGCTGCCATGCTTGCTGTTCACGCTTGCGGACAGATGGAGGTTTTGATGAACTGGCTGAAACATTTGGTCGACGGTAGATCAGATATGGGTGACACTGTGGATGCCAGGATTGCCAGCGTCGTGAGTCAACATGTTCGAATTCTGAA ATTCCTGGAGCTAACAGAGAAAATACTTCGGCACATATCCCTGGTGGAGTTCCTGGGTTGTACATTAAATTTATGTCTGCTTAGTTATTACGTTCTTATG gaATGGGGTACGAACGATATCATGAGCTCTGCGACGTACGCTGTTCTTCTTATGTCTCTTACCttcaatatattcatattttgttacataGGAGAGCTTGTTGCTGAGGAG TGTAGAAAAATTGGTGAGATGTCGTACATGATCGACTGGTATCGATTACCAGGGAAGAGGAAACTCAGCGTCATTCTGATGATTGAAATGTCAAATTCGTCGATTAAATTAACAGCAGGAAACATCGTTATATTATCTTACAGCAAGTTCGGTGAT GTTGTTAAAACTGCGGTCGCCTTTCTGAACGTGTTACGGACGGTAACTTGA